Proteins encoded together in one Balearica regulorum gibbericeps isolate bBalReg1 chromosome 3, bBalReg1.pri, whole genome shotgun sequence window:
- the FAM89A gene encoding protein FAM89A — translation MSGPGLLGPGGGAGLPPLPKSLSGLLNSSSSGGGGQGGRWRDLERLYAQKSRIQDELSGGGRGSPRPPKPPNLDAALALLRKEMVGLRQLDMSLLCQLYSLYESIQEYKGACQADSNADCSYALENGFFDEEEEYF, via the exons ATGAGCGggccggggctgctggggcCCGGTGGCGGTGCGGGGCTGCCGCCGCTGCCTAAGAGCCTGAGCGGGCTGCtgaactcctcctcctccggcggcggcggccaggGCGGGCGCTGGCGGGACCTGGAGCGGCTCTACGCGCAGAAGTCCCGCATCCAGGACGAGCtgagcggcggcggccggggctcGCCGCGGCCGCCGAAACCTCCCAACCTGGACGCGGCGCTGGCCCTGCTCCGCAAGGAGATG GTTGGCCTTCGGCAGCTAGATATGTCATTACTGTGTCAGTTGTACTCCCTGTATGAATCGATTCAAGAATATAAAGGTGCCTGCCAAGCTGACTCTAATGCAGACTGCTCGTACGCTTTGGAAAATGGGTTTTTtgatgaagaggaggaataCTTCTAG